The Streptomyces sp. HUAS MG91 sequence ACTGCGGGGTGATGGCCTCCAGCGCGCTCTGCACGCCGGAGCCGAGGTTGTGCGGGATCTTGGCGAGGATGTTGGGCGGCAGCGCGCCGACGCAGAAGTCCGCCTCGACCGTTCTGGTGCGTCCGCCCTGCGTGTAGGTGACGACGACCCGGTCGCCCTTGTCGGTGATCCTGCTGACGGCCGCCCCGGTGTGCACCCTGCGCGCGCCGATGGCCTTCGTGAGCGCCTTCGGTATCCGGTCCATGCCGCCCACGGGCTGGAACATGAGCATCGCCTGGTCGAAGCCGAACTCGAAGGAGAAGTACCGGCCGACGCCGCTCGCGAACACCTCGGACGCGGACGGTACGTCACCGAGGAGCACCCCGGGCGTCCCGGTGGCCGCGGGCACGGTCGTGTAGCCGCGCCGCTCGCCGCCGTCGTAGGTCAGCTTGTCGCCCAGCTCGCCGAAGTCGGCCAGGAAGTCGACGAGCCGTTCCTGGTCGGTGGCGGTCAGCTCCTTGTCGAGCGCCCCCTTGTTGGTCGCCTTCGCGAGCAGTTCGGAGAGGTAGCCGTACACGTCGGCCTTGGCGGTGCGGTAGCGCACGGGCTTCGTCATGCCGGCCGACTCGTTGAAGAGGTAGGCGTCGGCGTTGGTGTTGGTGAACACCTCGATGGGGACGCCGAGTTCACGGCAGTAGTCGAGGGTGACCATCCACTGCGGGAGCCGCGCGGGCCCGGCGTTCATGTACTGCCCGTCGCTGAAGCGCGCGGTCTGCTTGTTGCCGTACAGGTCTACGGTCGTGTCGCCGCCCCGCACCGTGAAGTTGCGGCCGCCGGTGCGGTCCCTGGCCTCCAGGACCGTACAGTCGTAGCCCGCCTTGCCCAGCTCGTAGGCGGTGGCGAGACCGGCGATGCCGCCTCCGACGATCACCACCTTCGCGGCGCCCCGCCCACTGAGCGAGAAGTCCCCGGGGCGCGGTGCGCGATAAGGGAGTTCACGCTGTGCGGCCTGCGCCGTGGGAGCGAGCCCGAGGGCGCCCATGGTGGCGAACATGGCCCCCGCCCCACCGGTGAGCCCGACATTACGCAGAAACTCCCGCCGACTGTTTCCCGTGCCCGCCGTCTGCCGCTGTGCTGCCGTCATGTGCAGGGCTCCCTCAGATCCGAGTGATCTTGCGTGACTCGGGGATCCTGGCAATGCCCTGTTACGGCACACGGACAACTGTTGTATCGGCCAAGTTTCTGGCGCCCTGTCAGGGGCGCGAGCAACCACGACGGCGCGGCACGAAAAAGAACGGCGGGCCGCACCCCCGAAGGGGTACGGCCCGCCGAACAACTACCTAGCGGAACCCGAAGGGCTCAGCTCAGCTCTGACCACCGGCCAGCTTCTCGCGAAGGGCGGCAAGCGCCTCGTCCGAAGCAAGCGCACCGGAGTTGTCGTCCGACTCCGAGGAGTACGAACCGCCGCCACCGGAGGCAGCCGGGGCCGCGCCGGCGCCGGCGACGGCACCCTCGGCCTCGGCCTGGGCGTCGGCCTCGCGGGACTTGATGACCTGAGCCTGGTGCTGCTCGAAGCGCTGCTGCGCCTCGGCGTACTGGGTCTCCCAGGCCTCGCGCTGGGTCTCGAAGCCCTCGAGCCAGTCGTTGGTCTCGGGGTCGAAGCCCTCGGGGTAGATGTAGTTGCCCTGGTCGTCGTAGGACGCGGCCATGCCGTACAGGGTCGGGTCGAACTCGACGGCCGACGGGTCGGCGCCGAAGGCCTCGTTGGCCTGCTTCAGCGAGAGGCTGATGCGGCGGCGCTCGAGGTCGATGTCGATGACCTTGACGAAGATCTCGTCGTTGACCTGGACGACCTGCTCCGGGATCTCCACGTGGCGCTCGGCCAGCTCGGAGATGTGGACCAGACCCTCGATGCCCTCGTCCACGCGGACGAACGCACCGAACGGAACCAGCTTCGTGACCTTACCCGGGACGACCTGGCCGATCTGGTGGGTACGGGCGAACTGCTGCCACGGGTCCTCCTGCGTCGCCTTCAGCGACAGGGAGACACGCTCGCGGTCCATGTCGACGTCGAGGACCTCGACGGTGACTTCCTGGCCGACCTCGACAACCTCGGACGGGTGGTCGATGTGCTTCCAGGAGAGCTCGGAGACGTGGACGAGACCGTCGACGCCACCCAGGTCCACGAAGGCACCGAAGTTGACGATCGAGGAGACGACGCCGGAGCGGACCTGACCCTTCTGGAGGGTGGTGAGGAACGTCTGGCGCACCTCGGACTGGGTCTGCTCGAGCCAGGCACGGCGGGACAGGACCACGTTGTTGCGGTTCTTGTCCAGCTCGATGATCTTCGCCTCGAGCTCCTTGCCCACGTAAGGCTGGAGGTCGCGCACGCGGCGCATCTCGACGAGGGAGGCCGGCAGGAAGCCACGGAGGCCGATGTCGAGGATGAGACCACCCTTGACGACCTCGATGACGGTACCGGTGACGATGCCGTCCTCTTCCTTGATCTTCTCGATCGTGCCCCAGGCACGCTCGTACTGAGCGCGCTTCTTGGACAGGATGAGACGGCCTTCCTTGTCCTCCTTCTGGAGAACCAGGGCCTCGATCTCGTCGCCGACCGCCACGACCTCGTTCGGGTCGACGTCGTGCTTGATCGAGAGCTCGCGGCTCGGGATGACACCTTCGGTCTTGTAACCGATGTCGAGGAGAACCTCGTCCCGGTCAACCTTGACGATGACGCCGTCGACGATGTCGCCATCGTTGAAGTACTTGATCGTCTCGTCGATGGCGGCGAGGAAAGCTTCCTCGTTACCGATGTCGTTGACCGCAACCTGCGGGGTGGTGGCGGTGGTCTCGGTGCTGCTCGTCATGTGGGAAAGGGCTCCGGCGGACATTGAAAGTCGGTGGGTACTGCTACGCCGGGACCTGTTTCGCACCGAAGAAGCCGGACAGCCTAGGAAGCGCCGAATCCCGATCTTCCGGGAGGCGCCTCGACAACCGAGGGGACATACGACAGATGCGAGCGCAGCCTGCTATGTCTGAGGAACGCAGGCCCGCAGCGCAACTTGTAGCATACGGGGGCAGCCGGACACGGTCAATGCGCGAAGGCGCACACCCGGGGCGGATCGCCGCATAACCGGCACACATCGCGTCCCACGAGGCCATGAGGTCCGCAGTGCCCGCAGATTAGTACCAGGGAGCCGATCATCCAAGAGTCTGGACCAATTGAAGCGTACGACCCGTCGTCCTCCCCGAACACGGTCGACGAGGACTCCACGGCCACCCGGCGTGACGCGGACACCACGGAGAGCGCGCGGGCCAACCGCGGCTGGTGGGACCGGAACGCGGACGAGTACCAGATCGAGCACGGCACGTTCCTCGGCGACGACCGTTTCGTCTGGGGCCCCGAGGGGCTCGACGAGGTGGAGGCCGAGCTGCTCGGCCCGCCCGAGGACCTGGCCGGCAAGGACGTCCTGGAGATCGGAGCGGGTGCGGCCCAGTGCTCGCGCTGGCTGGCCGCGCAGGGCGCCCGGCCCGTCGCCCTGGACCTCTCGCACCGCCAGCTCCAGCACGCGCAGCGCATCCAGGACGGGTCCGCGATCCGGGTGCCGCTGGTGGAGGCGGACGCGGGCGTGCTCCCGTTCCGGGACGGCTCCTTCGACCTGGCCTGCTCCGCGTACGGCGCGCTCCCCTTCATCGCGGACCAGGTGCGGGTGCTGCGCGAGGTGCACCGGGTGCTGCGGCCGGGCGGCCGCTTCGTCTTCTCCGTCACGCACCCGATCCGCTGGGCGTTCCCCGACGAGCCGGGCCCCGAGGGCCTGACCGTCTCGGCCTCCTACTTCGACCGCACCCCTTATGTGGAGCAGGACGACGAGGGGCGGGCGGTGTACGTCGAGCACCACCGCACGATCGGGGACCGGGTCCGCGACGTGGTGGCCGGCGGCTTCCGCCTGGTGGACCTGGTCGAGCCGGAGTGGCCCGCGTGGAACACGCAGGAGTGGGGCGGCTGGTCGCCGCTGCGCGGCAATCTGATCCCGGGCTCCGCGATCCTCGTCTGCGAGCGGGACGACCGGGCCTAGGACCTCTCGTACGAGCGTGCTGGAGACTGGCTGCGTGATCCGCAGTGATGCCCTCTCCGCCCTGCCCGTCCGGTCCGCCGTGCCCGCGCTGCGGCGCGCGCTCGACGGGTCCGGGGCCGCCGTGCTCGTCGCGCCGCCCGGCACCGGCAAGACCACGCTCGTACCCCTGGTCCTCGCGGGCCTGCTCGACGAGGGCGCCCCGGTCCGCCGGGTCGTGGTGGCCGAGCCGCGGCGGATCGCGGCGCGGGCGGCGGCCCGGCGGATGGCGTGGCTGCTGGGCGAGCGGGTCGGGGAGCGGGTCGGTTACACGGTGCGCGGCGAGCGGACCGTCGGCCCCGGCACCTGTGTCGAGGTCGTCACCACCGGCGTGCTGCTCCAGCGGCTCCAGCGCGACCAGGAGCTGTCCGGCGTCGACGTGGTGATGCTCGACGAGGTGCACGAGCGGCATCTCGACGCGGACACCGTGGCCGCCTTCCTGTGGGACGTGCGCCAGGCGCTGCGGCCGGAGCTCGAACTGGTCGCGGCGTCGGCGACCACGGACGCGCAGGGCTGGGCGCGGCTGCTCGGGGACGCGCCGGTCGTCGAGGCCGAGGGGGTCACGCACCCGGTGGAGGTGGTGTGGGCGCCACCGGCCGCGCCGGTGCGGCCGCCGCACGGGATGCGGGTGGATCCGGCGCTGCTGACACACGTGGCGTCGGTGGTGCGGCGCGCGCTGGCCGAACGGCCGGGCGACGTGCTGTGTTTCCTGCCGGGCGTCGGCGAGATCGCGCGGGTGGCCGGACAACTGGGGAGTCCCGGCGGGGACAGCGCCGACATCGAAGTGCTCCAGGTGCACGGGCGGGCACCCGCCGCCGTGCAGGACGCGGTGCTCTCGGCGGGCGCGCGGCGCCGGGTGGTGCTGGCCACGGCCGTCGCGGAGTCGTCGCTGACGGTGCCGGGGGTGCGGGTCGTCGTGGACGCCGGTCTGGCCCGCGAGCCCCGCGTCGACCACGCGCGCGGGCTGAGCGCCCTGACGACCGTACGGGCGTCTCGCGCGGCCGGGACGCAGCGCGCGGGCCGCGCCGGACGCGAGGCGCCCGGGGTGGTGTACCGGTGCTGGGCGGAGGCGGAGGACGGGCGGCTGCCGCGGTTCCCCTCGCCCGAGATCAAGGTGGCGGACCTGACGGCGTTCGCGCTCCAAGTGGCGTGCTGGGGCGATCCGGAGGCGTCCGGTCTGGCGCTGCTCGACGCGCCGCCCGGCGGGGCGATGGCGGCGGCGCGCGAGGTGCTGGTGGCGGTCGGGGCGGTCGCGGCCGGTTCGGGGCGGGTGACGGAGCGCGGGCAGCGGCTCGCGCGTCTCGGGCTGCATCCGCGGCTCGGGCGCGCGCTGGTCGACGCGGCGCCGGTGGTGTCCGCGCGGCGGGCCGCCGAGGTCGTCGCCCTGCTGAGCGAGGAGCCGCCGCGCGGTTACGGGGACGATCTCGGGCAGGCCCTGCGGCTCGCCCGGCGCGGGGGCGACGCGTATGCCGGGCGGTGGGCCGCGGAGGTGCGGCGGCTCTCCCGGGTCGCGTCCGAGGGGCCCGGCGGGAGCGGTGCCGCCCTGTCCGACGAGCGCGCCGCCGGGATCGTCGCCGCCCTGGCGTTCCCGGAGCGGGTGGCGCGGCGCTCGGGCGGGTCGTATCTGATGGCGTCGGGCACCCGGGCCGACGTCGGGGACGGGTCCGCGCTGCGGGACGCCGCGTGGCTGGCCGTCGCCGTGGCCGACCGGCCCGTCGGCGCCGGGCACGCGCGCGTGCGGCTCGGGGCCGTGGTCGACGAGGAGACCGCCCGGTGGGCCGCCGCACAGCTGGCGTCGGAGGGCGACGAAGTCGTCTGGTCGGACGGCGAGTTGGTGGCCCGGCACGTCATCCGGCTCGGGGCGGTCGAGCTGACGGTGCGACCGCTGCGGGACCCGTCCCCCGCCCTCGTACGGGAGGGGCTGCTGGAGGGGCTGCGACGGGAGGGGCTCGGGCTGCTGCGCTGGGGGCGGGAGGCGGACGCGCTGCGGCAGCGGCTGGCCTTCCTGCGGCGGCACGTCGGTGAGCCGTGGCCGGACGTGAGCGACGAGGCCCTTTACGCGCGCGTGGACGACTGGCTGGAGCCGGAGCTGGGGCGGGCCCGGCGGCGCGCGGATCTGGCCCGGATCGACGCCGGGGCGGCGCTGCGGCGGCTGCTGCCGTGGGCGGGCGGGGACGCGGCGCGCTTCGACGAGCTGGCCCCGGAGCGGATCACGGTGCCGAGCGGGTCGTCGGTGCGGGTGGACTACGCCGATCCCGAACAGCCGGTGCTGGCGGTGAAGTTGCAGGAGATGTTCGGGCTCCAGGAGACGCCGGCCGTGGCGGGGGTGCCGGTCCTCGTCCACCTGCTCTCCCCCGCCGGGCGGCCCGCCGCCGTCACCGCCGACCTGGCCTCGTTCTGGCGGGACGGCTACCGGTCGGTGCGGGCCGATCTGCGCGGCCGGTACCCGAAGCACCCGTGGCCGGAGGACCCGGCGACGGCGGAGCCGACCCGGCACACGAACGCGCGGCTCAGACGCTGACCGGCTCCGGCTCGGCCGGTGCGTGCGGTTCGGGCTCGCCGGGACGGCGGCCGCGGGCCTCCAGCCACAGGGCCAGGGCGAGCAGCAGGACGCCGAGGATCAGGAAGCCCCAGGGGAGGTAGGAGGTGAGGAGCAGGACCAGGGTGCGCTGGGACTTGACCAGGTCGACGGTGTCCTTGATGTAGTCCTCGCGCATCTTCACGTCGCCGGCGAACGCGGTGACCTTCTTGCCGTCGCCGCCGAGCAGGGTGCCGCCGCGCATCTCCTCCTTGTGCTTCTCCTCGCCGTAGACGGGGGCGCCGGTGGTGGGGTCGACCAGGAAGGTGCGTACGGTCGTGTACCACATCTCGGTGCCGGTCTTGGCGACGGATTCGGCCGTGATGCCCTTGACCGGCATCTTCTTGGGGAAGGGCACCTTGGTCCAGGGGATGGTCTGCTCGAAGCGGTAGACGGTGACGCCGCGGAAGTCCTCGGTGTCCTTGTAGTGGATGGGGCGGGTGATGCGGGCGCGGGCGTCGAAGTACTCGTAGTCCCGCTTCTCGGTCAGGAACGGCCACTTGAACTCGATGCCCTCGCGCGTGACCGGGTCGCCGTCGACGGATTCGCCGGTCGCGTGCACGGGTTCCTGGCTGTGCGCGTCGAAGATGTAGCGCTCGGGGATCTGGGAGACGAACTTGCCGTCGGGGCCCACGATGTAGCTGAGGCCGTCCCAGACGACGACGTCCCGCCCGGCGCTCTTCTCGATCTTGTCGGACGCCTCGACGTTGCCCTTGAGGGTCTGCACGACGGTGAGCTTGGGGACCTTCTTGGCCTGCATGGTGCCGTAGTCGACGAGGGTGGCGTTCTTCGCCTCCAGGACCATCGTCTGGTACTGGTTCGCCGGGATCTTCGCCAGCCGGGGGAACGCGTACCAGCGCATCAGCGGGGACATCGCCGTGAAGAACACGGCGAAGGCGAGCAGGATCAGGCTTGCCTTGCGGCGCATCTCGGCGGCCCTCCTCAACTACGGGTTCGGGGAAAGGGGTTCAGCGGGTCACGGGTGTTCGGGGACGGTGGTGAGCAGGGGTTTCGGGGACGTCCTGCCCGTCGGGGCGCCGACCGCCGAGATGGTGAGGACGAGGGCGAGGGCCACGGCAAGACCGATCGCCGCCGCGATGAGGGCACGCATGTCCGGCCTCCCGAGCCTGGATCTGATGGGCCGTCAGGGCCTTGGGTCGGTGCACCGTAGCAATGCCGGGGAGAGATGAGAACACGTTCGACGCGACCTGGCTCCGCACACGCGCGAGCCCCCGGCCGTTCGTCGGCCGGGGGCTCGAAGTGCGCGCTGCGCGCGGGAGGTTACGCGGACGGGCTCGCGGACGGCGTGGTCGTCGCGGAGCCGCCGTCGC is a genomic window containing:
- a CDS encoding flavin monoamine oxidase family protein codes for the protein MFATMGALGLAPTAQAAQRELPYRAPRPGDFSLSGRGAAKVVIVGGGIAGLATAYELGKAGYDCTVLEARDRTGGRNFTVRGGDTTVDLYGNKQTARFSDGQYMNAGPARLPQWMVTLDYCRELGVPIEVFTNTNADAYLFNESAGMTKPVRYRTAKADVYGYLSELLAKATNKGALDKELTATDQERLVDFLADFGELGDKLTYDGGERRGYTTVPAATGTPGVLLGDVPSASEVFASGVGRYFSFEFGFDQAMLMFQPVGGMDRIPKALTKAIGARRVHTGAAVSRITDKGDRVVVTYTQGGRTRTVEADFCVGALPPNILAKIPHNLGSGVQSALEAITPQSAGKIGLEYKSRWWELDHRIYGGITETDMDLSHIWHPSYGFHGERGVMIGYYNYGGDADAYAKLSPAAREARAVVQGVKIYGEKYRTELATSFSHHWRQTPHLEGAWHNTPGGPDDPRYKPLNEPTGRVYFAGDWLSYTDAWQHGAFTSARRAVTRLHTRVMAG
- the hrpB gene encoding ATP-dependent helicase HrpB codes for the protein MIRSDALSALPVRSAVPALRRALDGSGAAVLVAPPGTGKTTLVPLVLAGLLDEGAPVRRVVVAEPRRIAARAAARRMAWLLGERVGERVGYTVRGERTVGPGTCVEVVTTGVLLQRLQRDQELSGVDVVMLDEVHERHLDADTVAAFLWDVRQALRPELELVAASATTDAQGWARLLGDAPVVEAEGVTHPVEVVWAPPAAPVRPPHGMRVDPALLTHVASVVRRALAERPGDVLCFLPGVGEIARVAGQLGSPGGDSADIEVLQVHGRAPAAVQDAVLSAGARRRVVLATAVAESSLTVPGVRVVVDAGLAREPRVDHARGLSALTTVRASRAAGTQRAGRAGREAPGVVYRCWAEAEDGRLPRFPSPEIKVADLTAFALQVACWGDPEASGLALLDAPPGGAMAAAREVLVAVGAVAAGSGRVTERGQRLARLGLHPRLGRALVDAAPVVSARRAAEVVALLSEEPPRGYGDDLGQALRLARRGGDAYAGRWAAEVRRLSRVASEGPGGSGAALSDERAAGIVAALAFPERVARRSGGSYLMASGTRADVGDGSALRDAAWLAVAVADRPVGAGHARVRLGAVVDEETARWAAAQLASEGDEVVWSDGELVARHVIRLGAVELTVRPLRDPSPALVREGLLEGLRREGLGLLRWGREADALRQRLAFLRRHVGEPWPDVSDEALYARVDDWLEPELGRARRRADLARIDAGAALRRLLPWAGGDAARFDELAPERITVPSGSSVRVDYADPEQPVLAVKLQEMFGLQETPAVAGVPVLVHLLSPAGRPAAVTADLASFWRDGYRSVRADLRGRYPKHPWPEDPATAEPTRHTNARLRR
- a CDS encoding class I SAM-dependent methyltransferase; this translates as MEAYDPSSSPNTVDEDSTATRRDADTTESARANRGWWDRNADEYQIEHGTFLGDDRFVWGPEGLDEVEAELLGPPEDLAGKDVLEIGAGAAQCSRWLAAQGARPVALDLSHRQLQHAQRIQDGSAIRVPLVEADAGVLPFRDGSFDLACSAYGALPFIADQVRVLREVHRVLRPGGRFVFSVTHPIRWAFPDEPGPEGLTVSASYFDRTPYVEQDDEGRAVYVEHHRTIGDRVRDVVAGGFRLVDLVEPEWPAWNTQEWGGWSPLRGNLIPGSAILVCERDDRA
- the rpsA gene encoding 30S ribosomal protein S1 codes for the protein MTSSTETTATTPQVAVNDIGNEEAFLAAIDETIKYFNDGDIVDGVIVKVDRDEVLLDIGYKTEGVIPSRELSIKHDVDPNEVVAVGDEIEALVLQKEDKEGRLILSKKRAQYERAWGTIEKIKEEDGIVTGTVIEVVKGGLILDIGLRGFLPASLVEMRRVRDLQPYVGKELEAKIIELDKNRNNVVLSRRAWLEQTQSEVRQTFLTTLQKGQVRSGVVSSIVNFGAFVDLGGVDGLVHVSELSWKHIDHPSEVVEVGQEVTVEVLDVDMDRERVSLSLKATQEDPWQQFARTHQIGQVVPGKVTKLVPFGAFVRVDEGIEGLVHISELAERHVEIPEQVVQVNDEIFVKVIDIDLERRRISLSLKQANEAFGADPSAVEFDPTLYGMAASYDDQGNYIYPEGFDPETNDWLEGFETQREAWETQYAEAQQRFEQHQAQVIKSREADAQAEAEGAVAGAGAAPAASGGGGSYSSESDDNSGALASDEALAALREKLAGGQS
- a CDS encoding SPW_0924 family protein, producing MRALIAAAIGLAVALALVLTISAVGAPTGRTSPKPLLTTVPEHP
- a CDS encoding DUF3068 domain-containing protein, giving the protein MRRKASLILLAFAVFFTAMSPLMRWYAFPRLAKIPANQYQTMVLEAKNATLVDYGTMQAKKVPKLTVVQTLKGNVEASDKIEKSAGRDVVVWDGLSYIVGPDGKFVSQIPERYIFDAHSQEPVHATGESVDGDPVTREGIEFKWPFLTEKRDYEYFDARARITRPIHYKDTEDFRGVTVYRFEQTIPWTKVPFPKKMPVKGITAESVAKTGTEMWYTTVRTFLVDPTTGAPVYGEEKHKEEMRGGTLLGGDGKKVTAFAGDVKMREDYIKDTVDLVKSQRTLVLLLTSYLPWGFLILGVLLLALALWLEARGRRPGEPEPHAPAEPEPVSV